One Megalops cyprinoides isolate fMegCyp1 chromosome 17, fMegCyp1.pri, whole genome shotgun sequence DNA window includes the following coding sequences:
- the si:ch211-278j3.3 gene encoding E3 ubiquitin-protein ligase RNF19A isoform X2, which yields MKRPKQHQHLSFLSFFTRKPKSEAKPDRAGAARAREDVSITLTPSEQSEQAQSIVGGEGGGGGGGRGGAVGGGEGEGADCSSNAEGDGGWAGALSLSSCSQDQLLDQLECPLCLLIQPSGSFPRLSSCPHRSCTDCLRQYLRIQISESRVGIACPQCPEALAPPDIHAILDDRALLERFEEYQLRRFLAADPDTRWCPAPDCSYAVIAYGCAECPKLSCGREGCDTEFCYHCRQLWHPDQTCDQARRQRSRHASANNDASTLFVFNEESGSEVEEIKACPRCSAYIMKTNDGSCNRMNCSVCGCQFCWLCMQEITDVHYLSPSGCTFWGKKPWSQSRKVLWQVGMLLGAPVVISLIAGIAIPVIIVGIPIYMGRKVHSRCKKNNISGSKHYLTVASGVMMSVFVSPVIAAVTVGVGVPLMMTYVYGVVPMSLCRNGWCRTQKDQPEPRKIRLEDLTNFSDHWTGQSNLAVSEASMQEVSVQEVNVQEVSVQEVRVLPSTSTSPPDRQSSAERGDAVVDPFLREGMNIEVQVEIEAHPRDGWQLSLSSVLSSRSLSAESLRRSREQLCAADTPIPETDAV from the exons ATGAAGAGGCCCAAACAGCACCAGCACCTGAGCTTTCTCAGCTTCTTCACGCGTAAGCCCAAATCAGAGGCCAAGCCGGACCGGGCCGGCGCAGCCCGGGCACGGGAGGACGTGTCCATCACCCTGACGCCCAGCGAGCAATCTGAGCAG GCCCAGAGCAttgtgggaggagaaggaggaggaggtggaggaggaagaggaggagcagttGGAGGCGGGGAGGGTGAAGGAGCGGACTGCAGCAGCAATGCTGAGGGAGACGGGGGCTGGGCGGGGGCgctgtctctgtcctcctgcagccagGATCAGCTGCTGGACCAGCTGGAGTGCCCCCTGTGCCTTCTGATCCAGCCCAGCGGCAGCTTCCCCCGCCTCTCCTCCTGCCCACACCGCTCCTGCACCGACTGCCTGCGCCAGTACCTGCGCATCCAGATCTCGGAGAGCCGCGTGGGCATCGCCTGCCCGCAGTGCCCCGAGGCGCTGGCCCCGCCCGACATCCACGCCATCCTGGACGACCGGGCGCTGCTGGAGCGCTTCGAGGAGTACCAGCTGCGCCGCTTCCTGGCGGCCGACCCCGACACCCGCTGGTGTCCCGCGCCAGACTGCAG CTATGCTGTGATTGCCTATGGCTGTGCCGAGTGTCCGAAGCTGAGCTGTGGCCGAGAGGGCTGTGACACGGAGTTCTGCTACCACTGTCGGCAGCTGTGGCACCCGGACCAGACCTGCGACCAGGCCCGGCGCCAACGTTCCCGCCACGCCTCCGCCAACAATGACGCCTCCACGCTGTTCGTCTTCAACGAGGAGTCTGGCAGCG AGGTGGAGGAGATCAAGGCATGCCCGCGGTGCAGCGCCTACATCATGAAGACCAACGACGGCAGCTGTAACCGAATGAACTGCAGTGTCTGCGGCTGCCAGTTCTGCTGGCTCTGCATGCAAGAGATCACTGACGTGCACTACCTCAG TCCCTCAGGCTGCACATTCTGGGGGAAGAAGCCTTGGTCGCAGTCCAGGAAAGTGCTGTGGCAGGTGGGCATGCTTCTGGGGGCTCCGGTGGTCATCTCCCTCATCGCTGGCATCGCCATCCCTGTCATCATAGTGGGGATTCCGATCTACATGGGACGCAAG GTGCACAGTCGttgtaagaaaaacaatatCTCAGGAAGTAAACACTATCTGACTGTGGCCAGTGGGGTCatgatgtcagtgtttgtttctcCAGTTATAGCAGCTGTCACTGTAG GAGTGGGTGTGCCCCTCATGATGACTTACGTGTACGGGGTGGTGCCCATGTCTCTCTGCCGAAATGGCTGGTGCAGAACCCAGAAGGACCAACCAGAACCCAGAAAGATCCGGCTAGAAGACCTCACCAACT TCAGTGACCACTGGACGGGTCAGTCCAACCTGGCGGTCAGCGAAGCCAGCATGCAGGAAGTCAGCGTGCAGGAAGTCAACGTGCAGGAAGTCAGCGTGCAGGAAGTCCGCGTGCTtcccagcaccagcaccagcccCCCTGACCGGCAGAGCTCCGCTGAGCGGGGCGACGCCGTGGTGGACCCCTTTTTGCG GGAGGGGATGAACATCGAGGTGCAGGTGGAGATCGAGGCGCACCCACGTGACGGCTGGCAGCTTAGCCTCAGCAGCGTGCTGTCCAGCCGCAGCCTGTCCGCCGAGTCCCTGCGCCGCTCCCGGGAGCAGCTCTGTGCCGCCGACACGCCCATCCCCGAGACCGACGCCGTCTga
- the si:ch211-278j3.3 gene encoding E3 ubiquitin-protein ligase RNF19A isoform X1: MKRPKQHQHLSFLSFFTRKPKSEAKPDRAGAARAREDVSITLTPSEQSEQAQSIVGGEGGGGGGGRGGAVGGGEGEGADCSSNAEGDGGWAGALSLSSCSQDQLLDQLECPLCLLIQPSGSFPRLSSCPHRSCTDCLRQYLRIQISESRVGIACPQCPEALAPPDIHAILDDRALLERFEEYQLRRFLAADPDTRWCPAPDCSYAVIAYGCAECPKLSCGREGCDTEFCYHCRQLWHPDQTCDQARRQRSRHASANNDASTLFVFNEESGSEVEEIKACPRCSAYIMKTNDGSCNRMNCSVCGCQFCWLCMQEITDVHYLSPSGCTFWGKKPWSQSRKVLWQVGMLLGAPVVISLIAGIAIPVIIVGIPIYMGRKVHSRCKKNNISGSKHYLTVASGVMMSVFVSPVIAAVTVGVGVPLMMTYVYGVVPMSLCRNGWCRTQKDQPEPRKIRLEDLTNYLQFSHVVSDHWTGQSNLAVSEASMQEVSVQEVNVQEVSVQEVRVLPSTSTSPPDRQSSAERGDAVVDPFLREGMNIEVQVEIEAHPRDGWQLSLSSVLSSRSLSAESLRRSREQLCAADTPIPETDAV, from the exons ATGAAGAGGCCCAAACAGCACCAGCACCTGAGCTTTCTCAGCTTCTTCACGCGTAAGCCCAAATCAGAGGCCAAGCCGGACCGGGCCGGCGCAGCCCGGGCACGGGAGGACGTGTCCATCACCCTGACGCCCAGCGAGCAATCTGAGCAG GCCCAGAGCAttgtgggaggagaaggaggaggaggtggaggaggaagaggaggagcagttGGAGGCGGGGAGGGTGAAGGAGCGGACTGCAGCAGCAATGCTGAGGGAGACGGGGGCTGGGCGGGGGCgctgtctctgtcctcctgcagccagGATCAGCTGCTGGACCAGCTGGAGTGCCCCCTGTGCCTTCTGATCCAGCCCAGCGGCAGCTTCCCCCGCCTCTCCTCCTGCCCACACCGCTCCTGCACCGACTGCCTGCGCCAGTACCTGCGCATCCAGATCTCGGAGAGCCGCGTGGGCATCGCCTGCCCGCAGTGCCCCGAGGCGCTGGCCCCGCCCGACATCCACGCCATCCTGGACGACCGGGCGCTGCTGGAGCGCTTCGAGGAGTACCAGCTGCGCCGCTTCCTGGCGGCCGACCCCGACACCCGCTGGTGTCCCGCGCCAGACTGCAG CTATGCTGTGATTGCCTATGGCTGTGCCGAGTGTCCGAAGCTGAGCTGTGGCCGAGAGGGCTGTGACACGGAGTTCTGCTACCACTGTCGGCAGCTGTGGCACCCGGACCAGACCTGCGACCAGGCCCGGCGCCAACGTTCCCGCCACGCCTCCGCCAACAATGACGCCTCCACGCTGTTCGTCTTCAACGAGGAGTCTGGCAGCG AGGTGGAGGAGATCAAGGCATGCCCGCGGTGCAGCGCCTACATCATGAAGACCAACGACGGCAGCTGTAACCGAATGAACTGCAGTGTCTGCGGCTGCCAGTTCTGCTGGCTCTGCATGCAAGAGATCACTGACGTGCACTACCTCAG TCCCTCAGGCTGCACATTCTGGGGGAAGAAGCCTTGGTCGCAGTCCAGGAAAGTGCTGTGGCAGGTGGGCATGCTTCTGGGGGCTCCGGTGGTCATCTCCCTCATCGCTGGCATCGCCATCCCTGTCATCATAGTGGGGATTCCGATCTACATGGGACGCAAG GTGCACAGTCGttgtaagaaaaacaatatCTCAGGAAGTAAACACTATCTGACTGTGGCCAGTGGGGTCatgatgtcagtgtttgtttctcCAGTTATAGCAGCTGTCACTGTAG GAGTGGGTGTGCCCCTCATGATGACTTACGTGTACGGGGTGGTGCCCATGTCTCTCTGCCGAAATGGCTGGTGCAGAACCCAGAAGGACCAACCAGAACCCAGAAAGATCCGGCTAGAAGACCTCACCAACT ATCTTCAATTTTCTCATGTAGTCAGTGACCACTGGACGGGTCAGTCCAACCTGGCGGTCAGCGAAGCCAGCATGCAGGAAGTCAGCGTGCAGGAAGTCAACGTGCAGGAAGTCAGCGTGCAGGAAGTCCGCGTGCTtcccagcaccagcaccagcccCCCTGACCGGCAGAGCTCCGCTGAGCGGGGCGACGCCGTGGTGGACCCCTTTTTGCG GGAGGGGATGAACATCGAGGTGCAGGTGGAGATCGAGGCGCACCCACGTGACGGCTGGCAGCTTAGCCTCAGCAGCGTGCTGTCCAGCCGCAGCCTGTCCGCCGAGTCCCTGCGCCGCTCCCGGGAGCAGCTCTGTGCCGCCGACACGCCCATCCCCGAGACCGACGCCGTCTga
- the LOC118792387 gene encoding mannose-binding protein A-like, with the protein MQGSAATNSPLGDASLVKALQSEVKTLKDSLSKLEKAASFQFFRKSGSKYYASNNREAPFSEGKEMCAAGGGTMALPRSEAENQDFTQFFTSLPPVSTQYAYMAATDEKTEGHWVDLEDKPLGFIKWASSEPQNYGGVEHCVVIRKSGLWADVSCSHKFIVICEI; encoded by the exons ATGCAGGGCAGCGCTGCTACTAACA GTCCATTGGGTGACGCTAGCTTAGTTAAAGCATTACAGTCCGAGGTCAAGACCCTGAAAGACAGTTTATCTAAACTTGAAAAAG CCGCAAGCTTTCAGTTCTTCAGAAAGTCCGGCAGCAAGTACTACGCCTCCAACAACAGAGAGGCCCCTTTCTCCGAGGGGAAGGAGATGTGTGCTGCGGGCGGGGGCACGATGGCACTGCCGCGAAGCGAAGCGGAGAACCAGGATTTCACCCAGTTCTTCACCTCGCTCCCTCCCGTCTCCACCCAGTACGCGTACATGGCGGCCACCGACGAGAAGACGGAGGGGCACTGGGTCGACCTGGAGGACAAGCCCCTCGGCTTCATCAAGTGGGCCAGCAGCGAACCCCAAAACTATGGGGGTGTGGAACACTGCGTCGTCATAAGGAAATCTGGACTCTGGGCTGATGTGTCGTGCAGTCATAAATTCATAGTAATCTGTGAAATATGA
- the LOC118792388 gene encoding complement C1q tumor necrosis factor-related protein 5-like — protein MALFRQAVVHLALLVLLLRVSPLSRAQSAQTQPSCSAVPGIPGHNGQPGRDGRDGRDGEDGTAGQKGDKGDAGVPGAQGPPGKAGPPGEKGERGAPGPSGTPCQMLPACNIYTAYSMHVFST, from the exons ATGGCGCTGTTCAGGCAGGCAGTTGTGCATCTCGCGCTGCTGGTTCTGCTGCTCCGTGTGTCTCCGTTGAGCCGGGCCCAGAGCGCTCAGACGCAGCCCTCGTGTTCAGCGGTGCCCGGGATTCCTGGGCACAACGGTCAGCCAGGGCGAGATGGGCGAGatgggagagatggggaggatGGAACCGCAGGACAGAAAGGAGACAAAGGAGATGCAG GTGTGCCTGGAGCACAGGGTCCTCCTGGGAAAGCTGGCCCACCtggagaaaagggggagaggggtgcacCTGGGCCCTCAGGTACCCCATGCCAAATGCTGCCTGCATGCAATATatatacagcatacagcatgcatgtgttttcaaCATGA